The Gracilimonas sediminicola sequence AGCTACAAGCATGGAATTGCGCATAGCACCGGTTGCCGTCGCTCCTATGTAAACGCCATCCCAAATAAAACAAACGCTGTTTACCACCGGAGCTACAATCAGCCAGATGACAACACCCATAGCCACTTTAATTACATTCTCTTTATCTGTAAAAAGAGATATGATTTCAGCATCAAAGAACGCGTAAGTGATGGTTCCGAGCAGGCCCAGGCCCAATCCCCAAAGCATGTTGGCCGTTACCGCTTTCTTTAGCTTGTCGTCATCTTTTGCTCCCTTAAACCGACCAACCAAACTCTCAGCTGCGTAAGCAAAACCGTCGGTTCCGTATGAACTGATGTACCACATTTGCAGCAGAATCGTATTTGCGGCCAGCACCACATCACCCATTGCTGCCGACTTTGCCGTAAAAAAAGCATAGGAAAAAATGAGGCATAAGGTCCGGATTACTATATCCCGGTTCACCGAAAAGAATTTCTTTAGCTCTTCCGCTTCAATAAGTTCATCCCATTTAATATTGAGTTTAACACCGCCATATCTCCTTTTATATAGAAAGAAAGCCAGCCCGAGCGCCAGAAAGCTCGCAACCAAACTACCCGTAGCCACTCCGTCCACTGTCATATTGAACCGGAACACAAAAATCAGGTTCAGCACAATATTTACAAGGTTTAAGAAAATGGTGACGATCATCGGGTAGGTTGAGTTCTGCATCCCCAGGAACCAACCGTTCAACCCAAACAAAGCCAGGGTGGCCGGTGCAGCAAAAATGCGGATGTGATAGTACAGGCGGGTATATTCCTCCACTTCGGGAGAGGCATTCACCAGGTACAGCGAAACTTCGATCAGTGGGTACTGGATGAGAAGGATTAACAAACTGCTGGCGGCAGCAACCAATAAAACCCGAAACAAGATAATGCGGGTTTTTCGCTCTTCCTGAGCACCATATGCTTGCGCAACCATGCCGGTTGTTCCCATCCGTAAAAAGCCGAATCCCCAAAAAATAAAATCAAATATGATACTCCCTACCGCTATGGCCCCCAGGTAATAAACGTGCTCCAAGCGCCCTACAACTGCCGTATCAATGGCCCCAAGCAGGGGTACCGACAGATTACTGATGATGTTTGGAATGGCAAGACGGAGTATTTTCCGGTTCAAATAAACGGTGCTTTAGAGATTAATAACAGCAGCCTGAAAATAAGGGCTGAAAAAGAATTATGAATTCATATTTTTCAATCGGCTATAAAGTTGCATATCTATGGGTGTGCGTGTATTTTCTTTTTCCGAAATTTCTTGGGATAAACTTAATTAATTAACTCATTTGCTTTTCACATGGACATTGAATCGCGTAATAAAATTTTGACAATTGTATTCGGAGTAATCATCCTTGGTCTTACGTACTATTTGTATGATTCTCTGGTAACCCCCTATCAAGAGGTGAAAGAGCGAGAGGCTTTGGAAGAGAAAGTCCGGCAGCGCCTTCTTGATACCAAAGATGCACTCATCCAGTATCAAACCCGAAACGAGACCTTCCCTCCAACCGATGGTGGACTCGACAGCCTTGTGAAATTCCTCAAAACCGATTCATTAATGATCGCAATGGGTGATTCCTTGTTTGGCACTACTTTCGAGATTTATAACCCCGATTCCCTGGTGTATTCTCCACGTTCTCCATTCCCAAAATGGGAATACACACTGAACGATACGCTCAGACCACAGATTTATCTGCTTGAAGATCCGGGATCTGATGATGCCGTTGGTAGTCTCGAACGTACGACGATGCGTAATGCTCCAAACTGGAATTAATGGATGACGCTTCTGCAAATTTAGGTGTTTGTTTTTTTTCGGATCGGCTGTTCTACTCGATCAATGATCCGGAAAACGACAAGCACCTTTTTCGTATAGGCTCCTTTGACTTTAACTTCAACGTGATTGACGCCATCACCCGTCAGCACGAAGATCATTTCCCTCACATTCTTTCCACCTTCGAGCGGTTTCGCACCAATCACAACATAAAGTCGGTGCGTGCCCTCACCCACCCCGCTCACGAATGTTGGACCGTATTCCCAAAAGTTGTTTATGACAATGCCGACGAGCGCGAAGATCACCTTGCTATTTTAATGAAAGGGGTAGAACGCGAACACATTGAACCCACCTGGCATACTGTTCATAATAATGAGTACAAGTTTCTATCGATTCGTCGGCGCAATTTAATGTCCGGCTTTGATGAACTCACCACCCAGGTTGCCACTACCGACTTCAGCAGTGATTTCGAAATGGCCCAGAAGTGGTCCGCCTTTGCAAAACCGGGCGGTTCTTTTTTAATGATTGGGTGCCATGAGAACATTATTTCCATCACCTCTTTTTTACTCGGGAAATTCAGAGCTGCTACTTACATCTCTTTCGATCAACC is a genomic window containing:
- a CDS encoding MATE family efflux transporter — protein: MNRKILRLAIPNIISNLSVPLLGAIDTAVVGRLEHVYYLGAIAVGSIIFDFIFWGFGFLRMGTTGMVAQAYGAQEERKTRIILFRVLLVAAASSLLILLIQYPLIEVSLYLVNASPEVEEYTRLYYHIRIFAAPATLALFGLNGWFLGMQNSTYPMIVTIFLNLVNIVLNLIFVFRFNMTVDGVATGSLVASFLALGLAFFLYKRRYGGVKLNIKWDELIEAEELKKFFSVNRDIVIRTLCLIFSYAFFTAKSAAMGDVVLAANTILLQMWYISSYGTDGFAYAAESLVGRFKGAKDDDKLKKAVTANMLWGLGLGLLGTITYAFFDAEIISLFTDKENVIKVAMGVVIWLIVAPVVNSVCFIWDGVYIGATATGAMRNSMLVATVLVFIPVYFISEPFAGIHALWMAMTAFMVARGVVLSIYAPSRIFGKT